CTTTTATTTTGGCAGCTGCTTTTAAAAACCAGTTTTCCTCCTCACCAATCTCTTTAACAATTACAGAATTGATAAACATAGAATCAACTATAGATTTCAGTTTTTTGCCAAATTCTTCGTACTTTTCAAAAAAATTTCCTATCAGCCATCTATGATCCCTTTCTAGTTCGGTAATTAATTGCTTTTTTTGTTCCTCAGCTTCTTTAACCCATTTTTCCAACTCAGTTGCCTTTTCTTCCAGTTCTTCTAAATTAGTCTTAAATACTCCCAACTTACGCTGCTGAGGTTTCTTGTAATCTTGAATAAACATCTTTGCCTTATTGATAGCATCAATAATCAGTTCTCGTGTTTGGTTACTATTTTTTAAGTAGTTCACTATAGCGTTATCTAAAGCAGCGATATTTGACATTGAGAGAACTTGGCTTTTTGCTTCAATCACCGATTCAGGAGTTACATCATCCAAATCTAAAAATTGTCCAAAAAACTTTTGAAACTCTTTTTTCCTTTCCTTATCCAACAAACGCTGTTCATCCAAACGATATAATAAAGCTGGTTTTGCAGCAACACCTATAATATGATTCTCAGGAACCTTGTAACCGTATCCCTCTGTAATGCGATCGCGGATATCATGAAGTTTAGCTTCTAAACTTGCACCCTTGTATGCTTCGTGCATATCAATTTTGTTGATAACAAAGAAGAATTTTTCATAGAATTGGGGATTAAATTTTTCCCGTTGGCGCTTGATCTCTTGCAACAGTTCATCTTCGCCTGAAATATCAAACTTAGTAAAGTCTATTACATAGACAACTACATTAGCCTTAAGTGGTTGTGCAAAATTAAATATATATTGCGCTTGCTTCTTTCCTCGCGATGACAAGGGTTTGAGCTTTTCAGAATGTATAAATATTTTTGCCTAACTACTTATCAATAAAATTGTATGTAATACGCTTGTGGTCAGAATGGGCGGCTGAGTTTGGCCCTGGCGTATCAACAAACTGAATACCGTCTAATTGAATGTGCTTTTTGAGATACCGAATCGGTGTATCTATTTTTAACTCATCCACATACTTATTATTAATAAAGCTGCCCAATTCAACTGCATCTACATCTTTAATAAAAATCTCATTCTCCTTCAAAATTAGTTTAGCTTGATGAATATGAATATCTAAATTTTCATTTATTTCTTCAAAAGGTTGATTAACATATTGTACGTTGTCTATCCATCCTAAATTTTCTGGACAATAAATTTCGGCTTTTTCGACTAAACCACTTTGCAAATACTTATTCAAATATTTTTCTAAGTCTTTTGGCTCGCGGTAAGAGACTACGAGCAAATTATCTCGAATAATAATATGAGCAACTGTTTCACCATCATGGTGATTGATAAAAGTCAATCTACCAGTACAAGATTTTTCTAGAGATGGCAGCAACTCCGAGCCCAATAGAGCATTAATTAAGCTAGACTTACCCGCCTTCATGGTGGCAATAAAAGCAATTTGGTAGGTATTTTCTTCTAACTTTTTCAATTCCTTGACTAACTGGCTTGATTCATCAGTCATTCCTTTATCCGATAAAAAATTACACAATTCTTTTAATTCTGTAGCCAATTTTTCGCGGATGTCGTCAATCGTTTGCATATTAGTCATAAGTTCCTCCGTTTTAGTTTCAGTGATAATTTCCTGATTGCGTCTATCAAGTTGCTTGTCTAAGTAATCATCTAAGTAGTGAGATGCTCTTTTTCTCAACTGTTTACAATATTCTAGGTACTTGTCGAGTTTTTCCAACTCAGCCAAAGTACGCTTTTGAGATAATCTTTCCGTTTCTACTATTTTTTCATATTTTTTCAATTCTTTATTGCCATAATTATGATCAGGATTTAGAGGCAATTCAGTAAGCAATCTCAAAATTACAAACCTAAGTTCTGGGATGTTGTTAGCAATATTAAATAGCTTTTCTTCTAATTCTTCCGTAAAAGTTTGTAAGTAGCTTTTGATTTTTCTCAGAGTAATAGACTCACTGCTGCCAATGTCTTGATGCTGTTGAATAATCAGACAAAATTCTCTGGTAAAAAAAGTCGTTTTCTGTTTGCGGTCTAATTCCAAAACATCAAAAATCGGATCGAATAATGTAATTTTATAAGTAAAATTAGTAGATGTAACTGCTTGAATAATCAAGTCTGTTACCAACCAGCTTTTCTCCAGACTCCTGTCTATATCAATTTTGACTAAATCCAGCCACATTGAAATTGACTTAATATGTTTAAGTTCCAGGTTTGATTTGATTGCTCTGAGAATGGGTTGAAAATTTCCTCTTTCTGAAATTAAATCATTATGAATTAGGGCTAAATAGTCAAAGGCTAGCGGCTTGCTTTGAACAATTTGCTCGATTTTGTTCATTTCATGTTTATACTATTTTTTTTATTATCACTGATTTAATCCTTTTGCAATCCTTATTTTACATTTTTTTATATTAATACTTTTTAGGGTGGGCAATACCCACCCTAATTGTAAAAATTTCGTGTCAAGTAGTTTGCTCTCCTGCTTCTGATTTTAGCCGCTCGATCACATCCTGAAAATCTGCCAAAGATCCGCTTGTAACTGCGGAAGTTAAAAAGGCTTTCAATTGTTCGTCATCTTCAACTTGATTAATTTCATTTATTAAATCTTCAGGCACATTTTGAAAACGGATTTGGAGAACATAAATTATATCCTCTCGACCCTTTTGGATCATTCCTTTTTCACGACCGAATCTTTCTACGCTAGTAACGTAACGCATTTTATTTTCCTCCTCGTAACGAGTTACTTCTTCAATAAATCCTGTTTCCAAAGTTTTTGGTAACGCCATCATCCAGTCAATTAACCGGAATAATTCTCGCACTTCAGATCGATTATATCCCCGCTGATAAAGGCTCTTGACGATACTTATTTTCCACTCTAATCGCTCTTGAGGTTTTTGGCGGGTGACTTGAGTCTTTAAGTGCGCCATTACAATAGCAGCAAAGGGGTTAGTGCTTCTTTCTAAAGTTTCCCACTCATTTGTATAGTCTAGCAACTTGACTGCGGGAAATCTTAATAAGACTCGACATCCCCAGATTTGATAACTAAATTCGTGAGGACGCCAAGATTTCTCTTCATCTGCCAAAATTGCTAAACTAGCTACCTTTTTGCCATAAATTACAAAAATGCGGCTATTGTAAACATACATTCTTTCAGCAAAGTTTGACTGGTATTGGCTTTGGACTTCTAGGTGAATTAGTACCCAAGTTTCTGTTCCATCCAAAAGCCACACTTTGACTAATTTATCGGCTTCTCGCAACCCAATTTCATCATCCCGCATTACTTGTTGTAATTGGAAATCGAGAAATTCGTAGTTTAGTCGCCAGTCAATTGTTTCATAAATATCCGGGAAAAAGAAAGCGATGAAGGATTTAAAATAAATTGCGATCGCTTCTTTCCAAGGATTATCATAATCAGCAGTTTTATTGGTCATATTTACTTTAATTAAATCAATTATTTACTCCATCACTGGCGCTGTCACAATTCCTTGCGCTTCCAATACTGCTGCTACTCTTAAAACTAACGCTTCATTATAAGGTGCGGCAATAATTTGTACTCCTAAAGGCAAATCTCCCGCCCTTTGAATCGGTACTGAAATTATTGGTAATCCAATAAAAGATAGGGGTTGGGTAAATAATCCTAAGTTCGGTCGAACT
The sequence above is a segment of the Leptolyngbyaceae cyanobacterium genome. Coding sequences within it:
- a CDS encoding dynamin family protein; protein product: MNKIEQIVQSKPLAFDYLALIHNDLISERGNFQPILRAIKSNLELKHIKSISMWLDLVKIDIDRSLEKSWLVTDLIIQAVTSTNFTYKITLFDPIFDVLELDRKQKTTFFTREFCLIIQQHQDIGSSESITLRKIKSYLQTFTEELEEKLFNIANNIPELRFVILRLLTELPLNPDHNYGNKELKKYEKIVETERLSQKRTLAELEKLDKYLEYCKQLRKRASHYLDDYLDKQLDRRNQEIITETKTEELMTNMQTIDDIREKLATELKELCNFLSDKGMTDESSQLVKELKKLEENTYQIAFIATMKAGKSSLINALLGSELLPSLEKSCTGRLTFINHHDGETVAHIIIRDNLLVVSYREPKDLEKYLNKYLQSGLVEKAEIYCPENLGWIDNVQYVNQPFEEINENLDIHIHQAKLILKENEIFIKDVDAVELGSFINNKYVDELKIDTPIRYLKKHIQLDGIQFVDTPGPNSAAHSDHKRITYNFIDK